Proteins encoded in a region of the Phycisphaeraceae bacterium genome:
- the istB gene encoding IS21-like element helper ATPase IstB, with protein sequence MKKLETKSTVLLKHHLKALKLPTMHEACDKIAARCAKENVDHLGFLLQCCEQELIGREKRAAERRLKAAKFPNYKTLEDFKFEAQPTLNRPLVSELMRGEYIEKRESVILIGHPGTGKTHLATALGIAACGQGKKVRFHRVTELITQLMEAREERQLMRIKSQLAKLDLLILDELGYVPASKLGSELLFDVISAAYERTSVIVTTNLPFEQWTEVLGSQRLTGAVLDRLTHHCHILEATGESYRLSDARRRSTRKK encoded by the coding sequence ATGAAGAAACTCGAAACGAAAAGTACGGTGCTGCTCAAGCATCATCTCAAGGCACTCAAGTTGCCGACCATGCACGAGGCGTGCGACAAGATTGCGGCCCGCTGTGCGAAGGAAAATGTCGATCATCTCGGATTCTTGCTGCAATGCTGTGAGCAAGAACTGATTGGCCGTGAAAAACGTGCCGCTGAACGACGTTTGAAAGCGGCAAAGTTCCCCAACTATAAAACCCTCGAAGATTTCAAGTTCGAGGCTCAGCCGACACTCAATCGCCCGTTGGTCAGCGAGCTGATGCGTGGTGAATACATTGAGAAGCGTGAGTCGGTCATCTTGATTGGCCATCCGGGAACGGGGAAAACGCATCTCGCCACAGCCTTGGGTATCGCGGCCTGCGGGCAAGGAAAGAAGGTTCGGTTCCATCGTGTGACCGAACTGATTACGCAGTTGATGGAAGCTCGTGAGGAACGTCAATTGATGCGTATAAAGAGCCAGCTTGCCAAACTTGATCTGCTGATTCTCGATGAGTTGGGCTATGTCCCGGCCAGCAAGCTTGGCAGCGAATTGCTGTTCGACGTGATCTCGGCGGCCTACGAACGGACCAGCGTGATCGTCACCACAAATCTTCCCTTCGAGCAATGGACCGAGGTACTCGGAAGCCAACGGCTGACCGGCGCTGTGCTGGATCGCCTAACCCATCACTGCCATATCCTGGAGGCCACGGGCGAGAGCTACCGACTCAGC